ACCACCTCCCCACCCCGCGACTCCCGCCCTACTGTGACGGGCACCACAAACAGCTTCCGCCCCAGGACAGGAGTTTCGGATGAGCGCACGCGTACCGGTCAGCCCGATCGACGCGGCCGAGATCGACGCCTACGACCACGAGACCGATGTCCTGATCATCGGTTACGGCTGCGCCGGTGCGTCCGCCGCGCTCGACGCGAACGCCTCGGGCGCCGACGTGATCCTGCTCGAACGGCAGAGCGGCGGCGGCGGCTCGTCGGCGCTGTCCGGCGGCGAGATGTACCTCGGCGGCGGCACCCCGATCCAGGAGGCGTGTGGGTTCGCCGACACCGCCGAGGACATGGAGAAGTTCCTGCTCGCCGCGCTCGGCCCGGACGCCGACCAGGAGAAGGTGGGCCTCTACAGCCGCGAGAGCGTCGCCCACTACCAGTGGCTCGTCGACCACGGCGTGCCGTTCAAGCCGTCGCTGTGGGATTCGCCGACGTGGGTGCCGCCGACCGACGACGGCCTGATGTGGATGGGCGAGAACGCCTATCCGTTCTACGAGATCGCCGAGCCCGCGCCGCGGGGTCACCGCGTCACCTCGGACGGCTTCGGCGGCAAGGTGCTGATGGCGGTGCTGAGCGAGGCCCTCACGAAGACCGACATCGCGGTCCACGCCGACACCACCGCGCTGCGTCTCGTCGTCGAGGGCGACCGGGTCGTCGGTGTGGTCGCACGACACTTCAACGCCACCGTCACCTACCGGGCCCGGCGCGGCGTGATCATCACGACCGGCGGCTTCGCCGACAACAAGGAGATGCTCGCGCAGCACGCGCCGCAACTCGTGGGGCTGGGCGTCAACAGCGACGGCGGCGACGACGGGCGCGGCATCGTGATGGCGCAGGCGGTCGGCGCGGCCGTCAAGCACATGTCCGCGGGCCAGGTCGGCATCTCGCTGGTGCCGGGAATGATGGTGCGCGGCATGATCGTCAACAGCGTCGGTCAGCGGTTCATCAACGAGGACGTCTACCCCGGCCTGGTGGGGCAGGCGGCCCTGTTCAAGCACAACCTGCAGGTGTGGGTCATCCTCGACGAGCAGGCGTACGAGGAGGTCCCGGTCGACGAACGCTGGGGCGTGCAGCCGCATTTCGTCGCCGAGACCCTCGAGGAGCTCGAACGCGAGATCGGGATGCCGGAGGGCGCGCTGCAGAACACGGTCGGCGAGTACAACCGGTTCGCCGAGCACGGCGAGGACCCCTACTTCCGCAAGTCGGCGCGCTGGCTGCGGCCCCTGCAGTCGCCGTTCGCGGCCATCGACGTCCAGCGCGGCATGGCCCCGCCGGAGTACGGCGACGGCGGGACCGGCGGTGGCGGCGCCGAGGTGTTCACCATCGGCGGCCTGCGGACCACCGTCGACGGCCGCGTCCTAGACCTCGACGGGAACGCGATCCCCGGGCTCTTCGCGGCCGGACGCGCGACGTCGGGCCTGCACTCGTGGGGCTACATCAGCGGCACCTCGCTCGGCGACGGCACGTTCTTCGGCCGGCGCGCGGGTGTCGCCGCCGCGAGCGAGTAGCGCGGCGTAGCGACCGCCGAGCGCGCGCAGCTCCTCGTGGGTGCCGCGCTCGGCGACCCGCCCGTGGTCGAGGACCACGATCTGATCGGCGTCCCGGATCGTCGAGAGGCGGTGCGCGATCGTGATCGTGGTCCGGCCGCGGCTGACGACGTCGAGCGCGTCCTGCACCGCCCGCTCGGTCTCGTTGTCGAGCGCGCTGGTGGCCTCGTCGAGCACCAGGATCCGCGGGTCCCGCAACAGGGTTCGCGCGATCGCGATGCGCTGCTTCTCGCCGCCGGAGAACCGGTGCCCGCGCGCGCCGACGACGGTGTCGTAGCCGTCGGGCAGCGACGAGATCAGCTCGTGCACCTGCGCGGCGCGGGCCGCCGCTTCGATCTCGGCGTCGGTCGCCTCCGGTCGGGCGTGCCGCAGGTTCTCGCGGATCGTCGCGTGCAGCAGGTACGTCTCCTGCGAGACCACGCCGACCAGCTCGGACAGCTGCGCGAGCCGGATGTCGCGCAGGTCCACACCGTCGACGGTCACCGCACCCGACGTCGGGTCGTGCAGGCGGGCGACGAGCGATGCCAGCGTGGTCTTGCCGGAACCGGTTTCACCGACCAACGCGAGCGACGATCCGGCGGCGACGTCGATCGTGACGTCGGACAGCGCGTCCCGGTCGGCATTCTCGTACCGGAAGCCGACGTGTTCGAAACGCACCGCACCGTCGGCCCGTTCACGCGGCATGGGAACCGGGCGTTCGGGGTCGTCGATCTCCACCGGCAGGTCCAGATACTCGAAGATCCGGCTGAACAGTGCCAGCGAACTCGTCACGGACACACCGACGTCCAGCAGCTGCATCAGCGGCCGGAAAAGGGCACCCTGCAATCCGGTGAACGCGACCAACGTGCCGATCGTCATGCCCCCGGAGGTAGCGGGCAAGCCGGCAGCGAGGTAGAGCAGCGCGGGGATGGCCGCGAACACGATGCTCATCGTCGCCATCCGCCAGCGACCCGACAGCTCGGAGCGGACTTCGAGGTCGGTGAGCACCAGCGACGAGTCCGTAAAGCGTTGAGACATCGCGGGACCCGCACCGAGCGTCTTGCCGAGCTGGATGCCGCTGATCGAGAGTGACTCCTCGATCTGGGTCTGCATGTCGGCGAGGGTGCGCTGACGCTCGGTGGTGATGGCGCGTCGCATCCGGGCGACCTTGCGAGTCAACCAGATCGCCGGCGGCAGCACGATCAGCGAGAGCAGCGAGAGGCGCCAGCTGAGCACGGCCATCGCGACCGCGGTCCCCACCACGGTGGTGAGGTTGGACGCGATCGAGGTGGCCGTGGACGTGACCACCGTCTGCATCCCGCCGATGTCGTTGGTGAGCCGGGACTGGATCTCGCCGCCGCGGGTGCGGGTGAAGAACCCGAGGGACTGTCGCTGCAGGTGCGTGAAGACGCGGGTGCGCAGGTTGTGCATGATCCGCTGCCCGACCGTCGTCGAGATCCATGTCTGGATCACGCCGAACACCGAACTCGCGACCGTGATCGCGAGCATGCCGAGCACCGCCCATACGAGCAGCGTCACGTTCTGCTCGGGGATCGCGCGGTCGATCACCTCACGCACCAGGAACGGATTGGCCAGCGAGATCGTCGACGACGCCACGATGAG
This genomic stretch from Prescottella soli harbors:
- a CDS encoding ABC transporter ATP-binding protein, coding for MTSPHFGGPGPGRGPRGAKVDPADRAQLAEKPVSLRRIGALFAPYRWQIAVVVALIVASSTISLANPFLVREVIDRAIPEQNVTLLVWAVLGMLAITVASSVFGVIQTWISTTVGQRIMHNLRTRVFTHLQRQSLGFFTRTRGGEIQSRLTNDIGGMQTVVTSTATSIASNLTTVVGTAVAMAVLSWRLSLLSLIVLPPAIWLTRKVARMRRAITTERQRTLADMQTQIEESLSISGIQLGKTLGAGPAMSQRFTDSSLVLTDLEVRSELSGRWRMATMSIVFAAIPALLYLAAGLPATSGGMTIGTLVAFTGLQGALFRPLMQLLDVGVSVTSSLALFSRIFEYLDLPVEIDDPERPVPMPRERADGAVRFEHVGFRYENADRDALSDVTIDVAAGSSLALVGETGSGKTTLASLVARLHDPTSGAVTVDGVDLRDIRLAQLSELVGVVSQETYLLHATIRENLRHARPEATDAEIEAAARAAQVHELISSLPDGYDTVVGARGHRFSGGEKQRIAIARTLLRDPRILVLDEATSALDNETERAVQDALDVVSRGRTTITIAHRLSTIRDADQIVVLDHGRVAERGTHEELRALGGRYAALLARGGDTRAPAEERAVAERGAADVAPRVQARRRASGREEPGDRVPVEV